The Desulfosoma caldarium genome has a window encoding:
- a CDS encoding DUF3303 domain-containing protein: MLFMAIYSYAPEDRDRVIQRTEQLPEVPGTAMKGEWFDVTGHRVFRLFEAEDETHLAAAVFQWTDLGVAEVVPVMETKKALKLLRRTSKKP, encoded by the coding sequence ATGCTGTTTATGGCCATCTATAGCTACGCTCCGGAAGATCGCGACCGCGTCATTCAGCGTACGGAACAACTTCCCGAAGTGCCGGGAACGGCCATGAAGGGGGAGTGGTTCGATGTGACGGGGCATCGCGTGTTTCGGCTTTTCGAAGCAGAAGATGAGACGCATCTCGCGGCGGCCGTCTTTCAGTGGACGGATTTAGGCGTGGCCGAAGTGGTGCCGGTGATGGAGACCAAAAAGGCGTTGAAGCTTTTGCGGCGAACATCGAAGAAACCCTAG